GGCGAAATCCGTGACGTCGCGATACCAGCCAGCGTCGATCATCGCATCGCCCTCCTTCGTGCGCGGACCAGTTCCACCAGCAGCGGGCTCAGCGAAAGCAGCACCACCACGGCGATGACCGGCAGCAGGTACGTGTCGATGTTCGGCACCGACGCGCCCAGCGCGTATCCAGCGAGCGTAACCCCGACTGTCCACAGCAGACCGCCGATTACCTGCCACAACGCGAATTTCGCGGCGGGCATCCCGGCGATGCCGACGAGCGGGTTCAGCACGGTGCGGACCACCGGGATGAACCGCGCCAGCACCACGGCCTTGCCCAGGCCGTACCGGGTGAGCAGCGCCGATCCGCGCGCGACGCCCTCGTGCAGGTGCTTGTTCCGCACCCGGACGAGCAGCGCGCCGCCGCCTCGCCGGCCGAGGACGTATCCGGTCTGCGCGCCGAGCAGCGCTCCGGCCGCGGCGGCGACGATGACGGCCGCGAGCGGCAGGTGGAGCTTCGACGAGGCCGCCAGCACCCCCGCGGTGAACAACAGCGAGTCGCCGGGCAGAAAGAAGCCCACGAGCAGGCCGGTCTCGGCGAACATCACCGCGAAGACGCCGAGCGGGCCGAACGCGGCCAGCAGCCACTTCGGGTCGAGCATGCCACCTCCAACTACTACACAACTGTCGAAATTCTACATGAACGTAGTAGTGAGCTGAGCTGCTTCGACAAACCGGTAGAATTTGGGGCATGCGCAACGGACGGGGCGAGAGCGCCCGGCGAGCACCCGGCGAGCTGGAGGCCGAGGTGCTCGCCGTGCTGTGGGAATCCGACGAGCCGATGTCGGCCGCCGGCGTGCAGGAGCGGCTCGGCGGCGGACTGGCCTACACCACTGTCGTCACGATCCTGTCCCGGCTGTTCGAGAAGGGCGTGGCGACCCGCGAGAAACAGGGCCGCTCGTTCACCTACCGCGCCGCCGACGACGAACCCGGGCTCGCCGCCCGCCGGATGAGCAAGGTGCTCGACGCGGAAGCGGACCGGTCCAGCGTGCTCGCGAAATTCGTCTCGAACCTGTCCGAATCGGACGAAGCCGTGCTGCGCGACCTGCTGCGCCAGAGCGGCGGCTGACCGTGAACCTCGACCTGCTCACTCCCCTGTTGCTGCCGTTGGCTTCCTGGCCGGTGGCGCGCTGGGTCGCGCCCCGGTTGTCGCCGCGGCTGGGCAGCTGGCTGCTCGCCGGTTCCGCGCTGGTGCTGGCGATAGGCAGCACGGCCACGCTCGCGGTGCTCGCGGCGGCGGGGCTCGCGCAGCTGCCGTTCGTCGGCGAACTGGGCGATTTCTCCGCGGTCGCGTTCCACGGGGCCGACGCGGTGAACCTGTGGCTGGCGATCGCCTGCGGGGTCGCGCTCGTCGTCGCCGGGGCCGCGTTGACGCGTGCGGCGCTGCAGTACGTGCGCTGGCATCGGAAGGTGCACGCCGAGCTGAACACGCATACCCGCGAGGCCGGCTTCGTGCTGTTGCCGGGCGAGGAACCGGTCGCGTTCGCGGTGGCCGGAGGCGGCGGCCGGATCGCGGTGTCCAGCGGCATGCTCTCCGCGCTGGAACCCTCGGAACGCCGCGCGCTGCTGGCCCACGAACGCGCGCATCTGCGGCTGCGGCACCACGTTTTCGCCGCGATCGTGACGGTCTCGACCACGGTCAATCCACTGCTGCGTCCGCTCGGCGCGGCGGCCCGGTTCGCGCTGGAACGCTGGGCGGACGAGGCGGCCGCGGACCGCGTCGGCGACCGGAAGCTGGTGGCCACGGCGGTCGCGAAGGCCGCGTTGGCCAGCCGGTCCCAGCCGTCGCTCGCGCTTGCCGCGACCGGCGGGCCGGTGCCGCAACGGGTGCGTGCGCTGCTGTCCGCCCCGTCGTCGCATTCGCGGCGGAACCCGTTGGCAGCGGTGGCCGTGGCGGCGGTGCTCGGCGCGTGCGCCTGGTCAGCGGCCAGCACGCTCGACGCGGCGACCGACCTCCACTCCGGACTCGAGACCGCGCAGCGCGCCGCTTGCGTGCTCGCGCAGGGGTCCCACGGCGAGTCCGCGCTCCCGGCACTCCGACACCAGCACCGGGACTGCGCCGAGCGCTGAGCGCCACGCCCCCGGCGCGGCGGCGACGTCGGAGTCGTGCAGCAGAATCGTGCCGCCGCCGTTCAGCCTTCGGCACACGGTGCGCACGACCGAGCGCGGAGTGGCGCGACTGGTCCAGTCGAATCCCCAGGTAGTCCACAAAACGGGCCGAAGTCCGAGCCTGTGCGCCGAGACCAAGGCGCTCGCGCTGAACACTCCGTACGGCGCGCGCAGCCACTGGGGTCGCGTGCCGGTGATGAGTTCGATCAGGTCGACGGTGCGGGTCAGGTCGTCGTGCAGGGCCTTCGGGGAGCGGCGCAGGAAGCAGCGGTGATCCCAGCCGTGGACCGCGATCTCGTGTCCGGCCGCGGCGATCTCCCGGCCCAGCTCCGGCGCGGCGGCCAGTTCCCGGCCCAGCACGAAGAAGGTCGCGCGGACGTCGAGCTTCTCAAGCGCTCGGAGGAACTGTGGCGTGGACTCCGGGTTCGGGCCGTCGTCGAAGGTGAGTGCCACGTGGCCGGGGTCGCCTCGTCCGGCCAGCTTGGGCGTTCGCAGCTGCGGGACGAACAACGCGGCTGGCGCCGCGTGCGCGACTGCTGCGGCGGCGAGTCCGCGGATCATCCGGCCGCCTTGACCGGTCGGCGCAGCAGCCACTCGAGCGCCTCGGTCAGTTCGGTGAGCGAGTGGACCCACGGCACGATGCCGTCGTTGTGCAGCACCGCGGCGTTGGCTCGGCCGTGGCCGGGCAGGCAGCGGTAGGTCAGCACTGGCAGGCCGGTCGCGAGCGCCTCCGACGTCGTCAGCCCGCCCGCGTTCTGCACCACGACGTCGCACGCGCGCATCAGTTCCGGCATCCGGTCGACCCAACCGAATACGTGCCGGTGTCCGGTTTTCCGGAGTTTTTCGGCCAGCACTTCGTTGCGGCCGCACACCACGACCGGCTCGACGAGACCGGTCGCGAGGAGGTCGTCGGCGGTCTGTCCGATTTGGCCGACGCCCCAGGAACCGGCCACGACCAACGCGAGCGGGCCGTCGTGCGGAAGGCCGAAGGCGAGCCGGAGCCGCAGCCGTTCGGTGATCCCGGCGGCGGGCCGGAAGGCGGGTGCGACCAGCGGACGCGAGACGAGCGTGCGACCGGCTCCGAGCGCTTGGGCTTGACGGGCGGCGGTTTCGTTGGGGGCGACGGTGAGCGTCGCGTCCGGGCTCACGCACAGCCGGTGCACCGACGGGTCGGTGAGGTAGACAACCAGCGGCGCGGTCAGTTCTTTCGACCGCCGCAGCCGGGCTACCGCGTGGGTGGCGAGCGGGTAGGTCGATACGACGACGTCGGTGTCTTCGGAGTTCTCGGCGAGCAGGTCCCGCAGCCGCGGCGTGGCGAGTCCGGCGAACCGGCGGGCGGCTCCGGCCAGCGCGGGGGTGCCGAGGGCGCTGAGCAGCCAGTCCCAGCTGCGCGGGACCGTGTTCAGCTGCTGGTGGTAGGCGCCGCAGAGCAGTTCGCCGAGCCTTCCGGGCAGCAGGTCCAGGAAATCGGCGCGGACGACCTGCGCGCCGCGGCCGGAAAACCACCGGTCCAGTTCCCTGGCGGCACCGTCGTGCCCCGCTCCGATCCGGGCGGACACGATCACCACGCGGGCCATCGGGCACCTCTCTCTGCTTCTACACTGCTGTAGTAAAACTACATCGCTGTAGAATGAGAGTCGAGGCCGGGCCGCTTCGCGGAGATACACCGTCTGTCCGACATTCCGGGCGCCGTCTCCGCAAATTGGGGTAAGCGGTAACCCGTCCAGGTGAGACGCCCGCTACCGTGGGTCTTTCGACCACCGGATGTGGCAGGAAGAGGAACCCCGATGCGTCGCAAGACTTCAAGCGCGCTCCGCGTCGCCCAGGTGCTCCTGGCCGTAGTTTCGCTGCTGGTCCTCGGCGGCACCGCGTTCGCGTGGTCGAAGCTGAACCAGATCACCGACGGCCTGACCAGGTCCGATGTGATCGGCTCCGGCTCGAACTCGCCGATGGACGAGCAGAACATCCTGATGGTCGGCCTGGACACGCGCACCGACGCGGAGGGCAATCCGCTGCCCGAGGACGTGCTCGACCAGCTGCACGCGGGCGGCGCGGAGGACGGCGGCGACACGACCGACACGATGATCGTCGTGCACATTCCGGCCGGGGGCGGGCAAGCGACGGCCATTTCGATCCCGCGTGACTCTTATGTCCAGCTTGCCGGGAAGTTCGGGAAGCATAAGATCAACTCGGCTTATACCTATGGGCAGATGGCGCGGAAGGCCGAGTTGAAGGCCGCTGGCGAGTCTGGGGCGCAGCTGGAGACTGATTCGGCGCAGGCTGGGGCCAAGACTGCTATTGAGACTGTGCAGCAGTTGACCGGGCTGAAGATCACGCATTATGCGGCGGTTAATCTTGCTGGGTTTTATTATGTCAGCCAGGCTGTGGGCGGCGTGCCGGTTTGCCTTAAGGCCCCCGTGAAGGATTCTTATTCTGGGGCTAATTTTGGCGCTGGGCCGCAGAATGTGTCCGGGGCGCAGGCGTTGCAGTTTGTTCGACAGCGGCATGGGTTGCCTAACGGGGATCTGGATCGGATCAAGCGGCAGCAGGTTTTCATGGCTTCCATGGCCAAGACTATTCTTTCCGCTGGGACGTTGACGGATCCCAGTAAGCTGGATGCGTTGATTGGGGCGGTTAAGAAGGCTGTTATTGTTGATACTAACTGGGATTTGTTGGCGTTTGCTCAGCAGCTGCATGGGATGAGTGCTGGGAGTATCAATTTCGTCACTGTGCCGGTGGTTAGTATTACGTTGAAGACGCCCAATGACGGGGATGCGGTGCAGGTGGATCCGCAGCAGGTGCAGCGGTTTGTTCGGGAGCAGACTGGTGGGGGTCCTTCTTCGCCGTCTTCTTCTGCTTCTGCGCCGCCGCCGTCGTCGTCTGGTGGGGATCCTGCGCTGGCGTCTTACGTGGTGGATGTGCGCAACTCGTCTGGGGTGGATGGGTTGGCTAATCGGGTTGCTGACAAGCTTGCTGCTGCCGGGTATCAGCGGGGGTCTATTTCCAATAGTGCTACTCGGCGGACTTCTACTGTTTATTACGGGCATGGGCAGCGTTCTCAGGCTGATGCTATTGCGGAGAAGCTTGGCGGGGTTGCGGTAGCTTCGGATTCTTCGTTGGAGAAGGATCATTTTCGGGTTTATTTGGGGCAGAAGTATTCGGATGATTCTTCGGTTCGTCCGGCTGCTGCTCCGGTGGTTATGGGGCCTCCTGCTGGGGGTGCTCCCGAGATTACGGCTGATGGGGTTACTTGCGTTAACTGACTGCTCGTCGCCCTGGGGGGCGACATTGCTGGTTGTGGGTTGCGTGGGGCACCCCGAAGTTTGATTGTGCTGACGGTTCGGGGGTGCTTGTCAAGGCGGGAAAGATGCCTTGACAAGCACCCCCGAACCGCAGAGAGGCTTCGTATCGGGGATGGGGGAGGGAGTGGGTGCCCCCGGTGTTTGGGTGCACTGGCGGCGGTTTGTTGCGCGGCTTGGGTGCGTGGTTGCTTTGAGTGGGGCGGCGTCCGGGTAGCGGGTAGCGGGTAGCGCCCCAATGTGGCATTGGGTGCATGGGACGCACCCAATGTGGCGTTCGGTGCGTCAGACGCACCCAATGCCACATTGGGGAGATCTCGGCGGGGTCGGCGGGGAGCGGTCCGTGAAGGGCTCCTTGAGGGAATCTAATTCCCTCAAGGAGCCCTTCACGTCCGACAGAGGGGTCGTGAGGGGAACCCTGAGGGACTCAGGGTCCGTGAAGGTGGCCCTCACGGACGGCGGAGGATCGCGAGGGAATGCAAAACGGGCCGGTCCTCGCGGACCGGCCCGTTTGTTATTGGGTTAAGCAGCGATCAGGCGTTGCTGCGCCGGCGGCGGACCACCAGCATCATTGCGCCGCCTGCGATTACCAGGGCGGCACCGATTCCGATGGGGAGCGCGGCGTTCACGCCGGTGTTCGCCAGCGGGGTCTGGCCCGAGTTGTTGCCGCCGGCCGCGGGGGCGGTCGTCGCGGGGGCGGTGGTGACCGGGCCCGTTTCGGTCCAGGTGCCCGTTGCGGCGGCCTGGACGCTGCTCTTCTGCGACTGCGCCACGATCAGCGACTGCGCCGGCTTGTCGGCGTAGTTCTTCGCCACGAACAGGCGGCCCGTGTTGACGTCGCCCGCGGCCTTCACCGCGAGTTCGGCCGTGCCGGGCTTTGCGTCCTTCGGGACGTCCAGGAACAGCTTCGTGCCGTTCTTGATCGCCGACGACTTGATCTCCTCGCCATTTTCACCGACCAGCTTCACGCCCTCGGGGAGCTTGCTCGTGAAGTCGGTGATGCTGCCGGTCGTCGCGACGGTGAACGGGCCGATCTTCGTGCCCGCTTCGCCGCTTGCCTTGGCGGGGGTGATGCTCAGCGCCGGCTTCGTCTCCTCGACACCGGTGTTCGCGTCGCCGGTCAGGTAGTCGTACAGCGCGAGCACGTCGGCTGCCTCGTCCTCGGAACCGTTGGCCAGCGGGTTCTTGGCGTCGAGATCCTTGCCGTCGCTGTAGTGCCACACCGCGGCCTGGGTCGCGGTCAGCGCTTCCTCCGTGGACAGACCGTCGTGGAGCTTGACGCCCTTGTCGCTCAGCGTCTTCTCGAGGGTCGCGACGTCCTCGGCCGGGAAGCTGTGGTGCAGCACCCAGTTGATGTTCTTGTTGTTCTTGCGGAACGGCGACTTCGCGTCGGGGTAGTCGTTCCAGGCGTGCTCGAGCATCGGCTCGCCGAAGCGCGCGCCGACCTCGATCTGCACGCAGTACATCTTCGAGAGGGCGCCGTCGGACAGCTTGAAGTTGAACAGGGTCGTCTGGACCTTGCCCTTGCCGGCGATGTTGACGTCGAAGCCCGACGTGCCGCCGGACACCAGCTCGCCCGAGGCGGCGCCGCTCCGCGCCGCGGGGGCGTTGTCATCCGCGAGGGCGACCGGCGCGGCGATCATGAGCGCCGCTGCCGCGGACGCCGCCGCGGCCCCTCCCCGGACCAGCATTGACCTGCCGTGCATGCTTTCTCCCATCAAGTCCCGAACCACGAACGACGGACCGCGTGAGACAACATCTCCCCGACCACAGCGGCCACCAATTCGGGTGAAGAATCCACCCAGTCAAGCGATGGCGAAGCATACACAGGGCGCACATGTGCACTGTGGGTGGTCCCCCGTGTGCGCTTCCGTACCACCAGTCGGAGTCGTTCCTCCTCTTGCGTTGCTCTGGGTAGGTGTGCGAGGAGCTGGGGAAACCCGCGAAAGAAAGGGCGTAAACGTTGAACAAGCAACCTTCGGCGGACGTGCTGGCCGCGTTCGGCTGTGCCGGTGCGCCGGTTCGGATGGAGGGCGGGAAAGGCGAGGCTTGGCGCGCCGGGGACGTGGTGCTGAAACCGGTGGAGTTCGCTCCGGAAACGCGGTGGCGGGCGGCGGCGCTCGCCGAGGTGGCGGAGTCCGCGGAGTTCCGGATCGCTCGTCCGCTTCGGACTCGCGACGGAGAATGGATCGCCGGGAACAGAACCTCCGCCGGTGATCCGCCGCTCGGCTGGGAGGCGAGCCGGCTGGTCCCGGGCCGCCCGGACACTTCCCGGCCCGACGACGCGATTCGGGCCGGGATCGCGTTCCATCAGGCGATCGCTCACCTGCCACGTCCGGACTTCCTCGAGTTCCGCGACGATCCCTGGTCCGTCGGCGACCGGATGGCCTGGGAGGAATTGCCGCCCGAAGGCTCGGCGACCGCGCGCGACCTCCTTCGCCCGTTGTTCGAGGCGCGCCGCCGGGTCGAGATGCCCGCGCAGGCGGTGCACGGCGATCTCCCCGGCAACGTCCTCTTCGCGCCGGGACAGCCGCCCGCGGTGATCGACTGGGCGGTCTACTGGCGACCGCCGTCCTGGGCCGCCGCGGTGGCGGTCGTCGACGCGTTGTGCTGGTACGGCGCGGATCCCGGCCTGATCGAGCGCTGGGCGCATCTGCCGGAATGGCGGCAGATGCTGATCCGCGCGCTGATCTACCGGATCGTCACGCACGACGTCGCCGAGGACTGGACGCCCGGCCAGGTCGCCGCTTACCAGCCCGCGGTCGCGGCCGTGCTCAGTTGACCAGGTTCTCCAGCGGCTCGCCCTTCGCGTAGTGGGCGAGCTGCCGTTCGGCCAGCCGCTTCGCGCGCGGGTAGAACGAATCCGAACCGCCGGCGATGTGCGGGGTGATGATCGCGCCGTCGAGGGTCCACAGAGGATGGTCGGCGGGCAGCGGTTCCGGGTCTACGACGTCCAGCGCGGCCCGTAGGCGACCGGCCGAAACTTCGGCGGTGAGTGCGTCCGTGTCCACGGCGGTGCCGCGGCCGACGTTGACGACCAGCGCGGTGTCCGGCAGCAGAGCCAGTTCCGCGGCGCCGAGGAGGCCGCGCGTCTGCGGGGTGTCGGGCAGGACGAGGACGACGATGTCCGCGGTCGGCAGGAGTTCCGGCAGTTCGGCGATGCCGTGCACGCCGGAGCGCGCGGTGCTGGCGACCCGGACCACCTCGGCCTCGCCCGCTTCCAGGTACCGCTCGATGGCGCGGCCGATCGAGCCGTAGCCGACCAGCAGGACGCGGCAGTCGGCGAGCGAGCGCGTGTGCACCCGGTCCCACGACCCGGTCCGCTCCTGCGCGAACCAGCGCGGGAAATACCGTTGCGCGGCAAGGATCAGCGCGAGCGCGTGCTCGGCGACGCTGAGGTCGTGCAGGCCCCGTCCGTTCGCCAGCCGCACGCCGGACGGGACGAGCGGCAGCAGGTTGTCGTAACCCGAGGAGAGGGTCTGGACCGCGCGCAGCGACGGCAGTTCGGGGATCAGCTTCGCCGCCGCCGGACCCTGGTCGTAGGGCAGGACGTAGAACTCGACGTCGTCGAGGCCGTCCGGCGGGGCGCCGCGGCCGTCCCACACGACCGCGTTCAGTTCGGCCGGAACGGAAATGTCGGACCAGGGCACCAGTACACGCGCGGTCATGCTCGCCTTTCCTTCGTCTTCGCCGGAACCGCGAGCACGAGCACCGCGGCCGCGGCCATTGTCCCCGCCAGCATCAAGAACGCGGCGGCCGTGCTGCCGGTGACGGATTCGAGCCAGCCGACCAGGTAGGTCCCGAGGAACCCGCCGAGCGCGCCCGCGGCGTTGACCACGGCCACCGCCACCCCGGCGGTCCGCTGCGGCAGGAGTTCGGAAATCATCGCGAAGAACGGGCCGTACGGCGCGTACAACGCCACCGCGGCGACCGCAAGCAGCACGAACGCCCACCAGAAGTGCTGCTTGCCCAAGAGGTACGAACCGTAGAACGCGACCGCGCCGGCCAGCAGCCACGGCCACACGAACCGCCGCCGCGCTCCGGACCGGTCCGAACCGCGCGAGTTGAGCAGCATCGCCACCACCGCGAACGCGTACGGAATCGCCGACAGCAACCCGGTCGCGCCGATCCCGGCCGACGAACCCGCCTTGACGATCGACGGCAGCCAGAACACGAAGCCGTAAACCCCGATGCTCCACAACAGATACTGCGCCGCCAGCAGCAGAACCGCCTTGGACCGCAGCACTTCGCGCACCGGACGCTCGGCCGGTTCCGGCAGCTGCGCCTGTTCCGCGGCGATCGCGCGTTCGACCGCGTCGCGACCGGCCGGGTCGAGCCACGGCGTGTCGGCGGGCCGGTCGCGGACCTGCGCGCGGAACACGAAAGCCCAGATGAGCGCCGGGATTCCCTCGATGACGAACATGCCGCGCCAGGACGTCGCCTCGATCAAATACCCGGACGCCGCCGACAGCCACATCACCGTGACCGGGTTGCCGAGGATCAGGAAAGCGTTGGCCCGGCCGCGTTCGGCCTTCGTGAACCACCGCGCGAGCAGCACCACGAGCGCGGGCAGCACCGCCGCTTCCACCGCGCCGAGCAGGAACCGGACCACGATCAGCACCGGCACCGAGCTGAGCAGGCCCTGCGCGGTCGCCAGGACGCCCCACGCGAGCACCGACCAGAAGATCAGGCTCCGCACGCTGCGGCGGTCGGCGTAGAGCACGCCGGGGACCTGCAGCAGGAAGTAGCCGAGGAAGAACGACGCGGCGATCAGGCCGGACGTCGTGCTCGTGAGGTGCAGTTCCTCGGCCATGCCGCCCGCGGTCGCGATCGAGAAGTTCGACCGGTCGAGGTAGGCGAGGCTGTAGGTGACGAAGACGATCGGGATCAACCGCAGCCAGCGCTGCCTCCCGAGCGTGCCCGCCTGCTCGACGGTGTTCATCCGGTACTCCTGTCGCCGCTGACCCAAGTCCTTGACGCGCTTTCCGTCATCTGGAAAGCTATTCCGCAATGCGGTGAGAGGCAGTGTGCGTCGCCGCGCGCGGGACGTCAAGGGGGTCCGATGGCGGACATGGTCGGCAAGGCTCTGCGGGTGCTGTCCCTGCTCGGCGGCTACCCCGAGGGCGTGCCGCTCTCCGAACTGGCGCGGGCCGCCGGGTATCCGGTGAGCACGACGCATCGGCTGCTGAGTTCCTTGCAGAGCGAGGGATTCGCGCGCAACGACCCGGTTTCGAAGCGGTATTCGCTGGGGTTGCGGCTGTTCGAGCTGGGCCAGTCGGTATCGCAGGCGCGCGGGTTCGCCGGGGTCGCGCTGCCGGTGATGCAGAAGCTGTCCGCGGAGACCGGCGAGCCGACGCTGCTGGCCGTGCTGGACGGGCACAACCAGGTCTACGTGCACTCGGTGCAGGGGTCGCAGCGGCTGCAGATCCGCGGCGAACCGGGCGCGCGGGGGCCGCTGCACTGCACGTCGATGGGCAAATGCCTGATCGCGTTCGCGGCGAACCGGGACGAGCTGGTCGCCTCCCTGGAGCTGCCTGCGCTGGGCCCGCGCACGATCACCTCGCGGGAGGCGTTCGCGGCGGAGATCGCGGCGGTGCGCGAACGGGGTTTCGCGATCGCCGACGAGGAGCACGAGGAAGGCATCCGCGCGGTCGGCGTGCCGATCCGGACTCCGGACGGGACCGCCATCGCCGCGTTGTCCACCGCGGCACCGGCTTATCGGCTGACGGTGGCTCAGCTGGAGGAATTCGTGCCCGCTTTGCGTGCTGCGGCACGGGAACTGGCGGCAGTGCTGCCCCGGTGAGCGCTTACGCGCCGATCTGCTCCCGGATCCACGAGACGAGCTGGTCCACGCGCGCCGCGGTTTCGAGGCCGGGCTGCGGACAGTCCGGGCCGAAGTTCTCGACCGCGATCAGCGTGTTCTTTCCCTTCACCGGCACGAAAAACGGCGAACCCGAGTCGTCCGGGCAGGGGCTGTTCTCGACGGTGCGCTTCTTCAGCGGTTCGAGGGTGATCTCGTTCTTGCGCACCTCGTCGACCTGGAAGTCGCCGCGTTTGAGGTGGTCGGTCTGCACGATGACCTTCGAGGACAGCGAACCCCAGCCGACGAACGTCGTGTGCTGGCCCGGATCCGGCGGGCCGTCCGGCAGCGCGAGCGGTTCGATGTCGGTGACCGGCTCGGAGAGTTTGGCGAGCGCGAGGTCGTTGACCGCGGACTGGCGCGTGTCCACGATCTTCAGCACGTGCCCGCGCGGGTCGGAATCGGTGAGCTTCCCGATCGCGGCGGTCATCGTGTAGTCGGGTTTGCCGCTGACGCGCGTGCCGTCGAGGTCGTGGAAGCAGTGGCCCGCGGTGATGACCCACTGCGGGGCGATCAGCGAACCGCTGCAGCCGCCGGTGCGGACGCCGCCGCCCTTCTCCGGAATGTCCTTTGCGGACAGTTTGACGCTGAACGGCGTCGGGTGGTCGGGCAACGCGGGCGGCGCCGTCGAAGCTTGGGCCTTGCCGCCGCTGACGGTGCTGCTCGCGTTGCCCGCGTTGCCGCCGGAGCTGCGGGCGACGGCGACGTTCGACACCGGCTTCGCGGTCTCGGCCTCGGCGGTCCGGTGCAGGCCGACGTAGGCCCCGGCGAGCCCGGCCCCCACGATCGTGGCGGCCGCCACGGCACCCAGCCGAAGGCTCGTCCGCTGAGCGGAGCGTGACTTTGCGTTCACCACGGGGTCCAAGATAGCGAAGTTGTTAACCCGAATGAGTGAGTGTGCCCGATTAATCCGGCGACCAGGGTAGAAACTGACACGGCTGATACGCCACGTCCGCGGTTGGTCACGGAATGCTAACGGCGCGGGTGCGTTTTGCCTGGCGGCTGGGCCGTTCGGCCGCCGGGCCCGGATTGTGGCGGTTGTTCCCGTTCAGCGGGACACCTGGCTCCCGGCGACTCCCCGGCTAGGCGTGCGGCAGGTACCGGGGTGCCTGCCGCGCGTGGGACGCCTGCTCGTACGCGTAGGCGAAGGCGAGCAGCTGAGCGTCGTGGTACTTCGCGCCCAGGAACGAGATCCCGACCGGCAGCGGACCGGCGAATCCGGCTGGCACCGTGATGTTCGGGCAGCCCGCGACGGACGTGTTGCGGGTGCTGCTCAGGAACCTCGGGTCGCCGGGGCGGTCCAGAGGGGAGGCGGGCAAGCCGCTCAGGGTGACGATCGCGTCGAGGCCTTTCGCGGCCAACACGTCGTCGATCGACCGTTGCGCGAGTCCCGTCGCGGCGGCGCGGTGGCGGCGGTACGTCTGGTCGGTCAGGATGCCGTCGGCCTTGTTCGCGTCGATCAGCAGGCTTTGGTCGAAGAGCGGCATTTCGACGTCGCGGTGCTGGTCGTTGTAGGCGATCAGCTCGGACAGATTCCGCGGATGGTCGCCGGGGGTCACGGCCAGGTAGGCGTTCAGGTCATGCTTGCACTCGGTCAGCAACGCGGGGAGGAGATCCGGGGTGACTGACCAGGAGATGTCCTCGACGTCGGCCCCGTCAACGACCGTCACGCCCAGCGAGCGCAGAGTGTGCACTGTGGACTCGAAGACGCGATCGGCTTGCTCGTCGATGCCGGTGTGACCCTTACGCCAGATACCGATTCGCTGGCCGCGCAAGGCGTTTCGGTCCAAGCGCAGGTCCTTCGGAATCGCTGCCTCGGCGGCGACCGAGGCGGGGTCCGCTGGGTCGGCACCGGCTAGTACGGAGAGGGTGAGCGCGGCGTCGGTGACGTTGCGCGCGATCGGACCGGGAGTGTCGTGCTGAGCGGTGATCGGCACGACACCGCTGCGGCTCACCACGCCGAGGCTGGTCTTCACGCCGACCGTCGAGGTCGCGGCCGCCGGGCACACGATCGAACCGTCGGTCTCGGTGCCGATGGCGACCGTCGCGAGACCGGCCGCCGCGGCGACCGCGGAGCCGCTTGACGAACCGCATGGGCTGCGGTCCAGCGCGTACGGATTGCGGGTCTGGCCCGCGACTCCGCTCCAGCCGGGGATCTGTGCGTCCGAGCGGAAGTTCGACCATTCCGACAGGTTCGCTTTGCCGAGCACGATCGCACCGGCGGCGCGCAGGCGCTGGACCAGGAACGCGTCCTTGGCCGGACGCGAACCGAGCATCGCGGTCGACCCGGCGGTGGTGGTTTGCCGGTCCGCGGTGTCGATGTTTTCCTTCAGCAGTACC
The nucleotide sequence above comes from Amycolatopsis sp. AA4. Encoded proteins:
- a CDS encoding DedA family protein, which encodes MLDPKWLLAAFGPLGVFAVMFAETGLLVGFFLPGDSLLFTAGVLAASSKLHLPLAAVIVAAAAGALLGAQTGYVLGRRGGGALLVRVRNKHLHEGVARGSALLTRYGLGKAVVLARFIPVVRTVLNPLVGIAGMPAAKFALWQVIGGLLWTVGVTLAGYALGASVPNIDTYLLPVIAVVVLLSLSPLLVELVRARRRAMR
- a CDS encoding BlaI/MecI/CopY family transcriptional regulator, translating into MRNGRGESARRAPGELEAEVLAVLWESDEPMSAAGVQERLGGGLAYTTVVTILSRLFEKGVATREKQGRSFTYRAADDEPGLAARRMSKVLDAEADRSSVLAKFVSNLSESDEAVLRDLLRQSGG
- a CDS encoding M56 family metallopeptidase, whose protein sequence is MNLDLLTPLLLPLASWPVARWVAPRLSPRLGSWLLAGSALVLAIGSTATLAVLAAAGLAQLPFVGELGDFSAVAFHGADAVNLWLAIACGVALVVAGAALTRAALQYVRWHRKVHAELNTHTREAGFVLLPGEEPVAFAVAGGGGRIAVSSGMLSALEPSERRALLAHERAHLRLRHHVFAAIVTVSTTVNPLLRPLGAAARFALERWADEAAADRVGDRKLVATAVAKAALASRSQPSLALAATGGPVPQRVRALLSAPSSHSRRNPLAAVAVAAVLGACAWSAASTLDAATDLHSGLETAQRAACVLAQGSHGESALPALRHQHRDCAER
- a CDS encoding glycosyltransferase, yielding MARVVIVSARIGAGHDGAARELDRWFSGRGAQVVRADFLDLLPGRLGELLCGAYHQQLNTVPRSWDWLLSALGTPALAGAARRFAGLATPRLRDLLAENSEDTDVVVSTYPLATHAVARLRRSKELTAPLVVYLTDPSVHRLCVSPDATLTVAPNETAARQAQALGAGRTLVSRPLVAPAFRPAAGITERLRLRLAFGLPHDGPLALVVAGSWGVGQIGQTADDLLATGLVEPVVVCGRNEVLAEKLRKTGHRHVFGWVDRMPELMRACDVVVQNAGGLTTSEALATGLPVLTYRCLPGHGRANAAVLHNDGIVPWVHSLTELTEALEWLLRRPVKAAG
- a CDS encoding LCP family protein yields the protein MRRKTSSALRVAQVLLAVVSLLVLGGTAFAWSKLNQITDGLTRSDVIGSGSNSPMDEQNILMVGLDTRTDAEGNPLPEDVLDQLHAGGAEDGGDTTDTMIVVHIPAGGGQATAISIPRDSYVQLAGKFGKHKINSAYTYGQMARKAELKAAGESGAQLETDSAQAGAKTAIETVQQLTGLKITHYAAVNLAGFYYVSQAVGGVPVCLKAPVKDSYSGANFGAGPQNVSGAQALQFVRQRHGLPNGDLDRIKRQQVFMASMAKTILSAGTLTDPSKLDALIGAVKKAVIVDTNWDLLAFAQQLHGMSAGSINFVTVPVVSITLKTPNDGDAVQVDPQQVQRFVREQTGGGPSSPSSSASAPPPSSSGGDPALASYVVDVRNSSGVDGLANRVADKLAAAGYQRGSISNSATRRTSTVYYGHGQRSQADAIAEKLGGVAVASDSSLEKDHFRVYLGQKYSDDSSVRPAAAPVVMGPPAGGAPEITADGVTCVN
- a CDS encoding thioester domain-containing protein: MHGRSMLVRGGAAAASAAAALMIAAPVALADDNAPAARSGAASGELVSGGTSGFDVNIAGKGKVQTTLFNFKLSDGALSKMYCVQIEVGARFGEPMLEHAWNDYPDAKSPFRKNNKNINWVLHHSFPAEDVATLEKTLSDKGVKLHDGLSTEEALTATQAAVWHYSDGKDLDAKNPLANGSEDEAADVLALYDYLTGDANTGVEETKPALSITPAKASGEAGTKIGPFTVATTGSITDFTSKLPEGVKLVGENGEEIKSSAIKNGTKLFLDVPKDAKPGTAELAVKAAGDVNTGRLFVAKNYADKPAQSLIVAQSQKSSVQAAATGTWTETGPVTTAPATTAPAAGGNNSGQTPLANTGVNAALPIGIGAALVIAGGAMMLVVRRRRSNA
- a CDS encoding TIGR02569 family protein — protein: MNKQPSADVLAAFGCAGAPVRMEGGKGEAWRAGDVVLKPVEFAPETRWRAAALAEVAESAEFRIARPLRTRDGEWIAGNRTSAGDPPLGWEASRLVPGRPDTSRPDDAIRAGIAFHQAIAHLPRPDFLEFRDDPWSVGDRMAWEELPPEGSATARDLLRPLFEARRRVEMPAQAVHGDLPGNVLFAPGQPPAVIDWAVYWRPPSWAAAVAVVDALCWYGADPGLIERWAHLPEWRQMLIRALIYRIVTHDVAEDWTPGQVAAYQPAVAAVLS